In one window of Branchiostoma lanceolatum isolate klBraLanc5 chromosome 15, klBraLanc5.hap2, whole genome shotgun sequence DNA:
- the LOC136421144 gene encoding cysteine/serine-rich nuclear protein 3-like isoform X1 produces MLNEDWPVFDVSEYLIIRQRLPAGRERTLHFLSLSSGPANIVVDNAHFEPSMSKRKLTDPDGPGVSDLDESDSQDGLEQDHSSSSTPTSSSEDEEDENCAEGEMYLAHPLTPPDPTIVPAPILKKGKKAKGGRIAFDGVTVFYFKRTQGFTSVPSQGGSTLGMSAHHCHMQKFSLKGYEEEQDRIHQAIIRRHKHQQQMVKQMATDSSESQGDESESDPDDPDDYYFLQPVATKRRRLMLRSAGVKRIDSNEKRELRQIRMSREMCGCNCQVYCDPETCACSIADIKCQVDRLSFPCGCTKDGCGNLAGRIEFNPVRVRTHFIHTIMRLELEKKQNGLHPTGTGSMEKVKMVVVRANADNGAIVDLNGHSAHDRLEKPPSDGGLLVSPVVHGHLEVAYQVPQASFPSPGSSSSSGNLYSRVLNPHCNGTNMLPSGLHYNDSDEENSIQQKGAMSAVYQYKSPDASDSDSSDSDSYVYEDRSNYKLSSPLENCCVEEHSAQETLTTPKNSCIPDLCEVGSIEDRVEKSYTNLTDAKPAGRLEPLGAGMDSDGQIDVVETVSLMADENSNQENIVPMPLESNQNLCIPLTDNSTTTCELEKLGMVEFEEAEEKIGTLSEENQTFSDAIKASIVETVSV; encoded by the exons ctatcATCAGGTCCTGCCAACATTGTGGTCGACAACGCTCATTTTGAACCCAGTATGTCTAAACGGAAACTGACTGACCCCGACGGGCCAGGGGTGTCTGACTTGGATGAGTCTGACTCGCAGGATGGGCTAGAGCAGGACCACAGCAGCTCATCCACACCAACATCCTCCTCTGAGGATGAAGAAGATGAGAATTGTGCAGAAGGGGAGATGTACCTGGCACACCCTCTCACACCTCCTGACCCTACTATTGTTCCAG CACCAATATTGAAGAAAGGTAAGAAGGCGAAGGGAGGGAGGATTGCCTTTGATGGAGTGACAGTGTTCTACTTCAAACGTACTCAAGGCTTCACCTCTGTTCCCAGTCAAGGTGGATCTACACTTG GTATGTCAGCCCACCATTGCCATATGCAGAAGTTCAGTCTGAAGGGATATGAGGAGGAACAGGACCGTATCCACCAGGCCATCATCCGTCGTCATAAGCATCAGCAGCAGATGGTGAAGCAGATGGCCACTGATAGTTCTGAGTCACAG GGAGACGAGTCGGAGTCGGACCCAGACGACCCTGATGACTACTACTTCCTGCAGCCTGTTGCCACCAAGAGGAGACGACTCATGCTCCGATCAGCAG GAGTTAAGCGAATTGACAGTAATGAGAAAAGGGAGCTTCGTCAGATCCGCATGTCGCGGGAGATGTGTGGGTGCAACTGCCAGGTGTACTGTGACCCGGAGACGTGTGCCTGCAGTATTGCAGACATCAAATGCCAG GTAGATAGATTGTCCTTTCCATGCGGCTGCACCAAGGATGGCTGTGGAAACTTGGCGGGGAGGATTGAGTTCAACCCCGTGCGTGTGCGGACCCACTTCATCCACACCATCATGCGTCTGGAGCTGGAGAAGAAACAGAACGGACTGCACCCAACAGGAACTGGCAGTATGGAGAAGGTGAAGATGGTTGTGGTCAGAGCTAATGCTGACAATGGGGCTATAGTTGACCTGAATGGTCACTCTGCCCATGATAGGCTAGAGAAACCCCCCTCAGATGGGGGCCTGCTGGTGTCACCGGTTGTACATGGACACTTAGAAGTTGCCTACCAAGTTCCCCAGGCTAGTTTCCCAAGCCCTGGAAGTTCTTCCTCCAGCGGAAACCTTTATAGTCGTGTTCTAAACCCTCACTGTAATGGCACTAACATGTTGCCCAGTGGTCTTCACTATAACGATTCTGATGAAGAAAATTCTATTCAACAAAAAGGTGCCATGTCAGCCGTTTACCAGTATAAGAGCCCAGATGCCTCTGACTCAGACAGTAGCGACAGCGATAGTTACGTGTATGAAGATCGTTCCAACTACAAATTGTCATCACCATTAGAGAATTGTTGTGTGGAAGAGCACTCAGCTCAGGAAACCCTTACGACTCCAAAGAATTCTTGCATTCCTGACCTGTGTGAAGTAGGGTCTATTGAGGACAGAGTTGAAAAGAGTTACACCAACCTGACTGATGCCAAGCCTGCTGGGAGGCTGGAGCCGCTGGGAGCTGGGATGGACTCAGATGGGCAGATTGATGTAGTGGAAACTGTCAGTCTCATGGCAGATGAGAACTCCAATCAAGAGAACATTGTGCCAATGCCACTGGAATCCAACCAGAATCTGTGCATTCCACTAACTGACAATTCAACCACTACATGTGAGCTGGAAAAGTTGGGAATGGTGGAATTTGAGGAAGCTGAAGAGAAGATCGGAACTCTGAGTGAGGAGAACCAAACATTCAGTGATGCAATCAAGGCATCGATTGTGGAGACAGTCTCTGTGTAA
- the LOC136421144 gene encoding cysteine/serine-rich nuclear protein 3-like isoform X2 encodes MSKRKLTDPDGPGVSDLDESDSQDGLEQDHSSSSTPTSSSEDEEDENCAEGEMYLAHPLTPPDPTIVPAPILKKGKKAKGGRIAFDGVTVFYFKRTQGFTSVPSQGGSTLGMSAHHCHMQKFSLKGYEEEQDRIHQAIIRRHKHQQQMVKQMATDSSESQGDESESDPDDPDDYYFLQPVATKRRRLMLRSAGVKRIDSNEKRELRQIRMSREMCGCNCQVYCDPETCACSIADIKCQVDRLSFPCGCTKDGCGNLAGRIEFNPVRVRTHFIHTIMRLELEKKQNGLHPTGTGSMEKVKMVVVRANADNGAIVDLNGHSAHDRLEKPPSDGGLLVSPVVHGHLEVAYQVPQASFPSPGSSSSSGNLYSRVLNPHCNGTNMLPSGLHYNDSDEENSIQQKGAMSAVYQYKSPDASDSDSSDSDSYVYEDRSNYKLSSPLENCCVEEHSAQETLTTPKNSCIPDLCEVGSIEDRVEKSYTNLTDAKPAGRLEPLGAGMDSDGQIDVVETVSLMADENSNQENIVPMPLESNQNLCIPLTDNSTTTCELEKLGMVEFEEAEEKIGTLSEENQTFSDAIKASIVETVSV; translated from the exons ATGTCTAAACGGAAACTGACTGACCCCGACGGGCCAGGGGTGTCTGACTTGGATGAGTCTGACTCGCAGGATGGGCTAGAGCAGGACCACAGCAGCTCATCCACACCAACATCCTCCTCTGAGGATGAAGAAGATGAGAATTGTGCAGAAGGGGAGATGTACCTGGCACACCCTCTCACACCTCCTGACCCTACTATTGTTCCAG CACCAATATTGAAGAAAGGTAAGAAGGCGAAGGGAGGGAGGATTGCCTTTGATGGAGTGACAGTGTTCTACTTCAAACGTACTCAAGGCTTCACCTCTGTTCCCAGTCAAGGTGGATCTACACTTG GTATGTCAGCCCACCATTGCCATATGCAGAAGTTCAGTCTGAAGGGATATGAGGAGGAACAGGACCGTATCCACCAGGCCATCATCCGTCGTCATAAGCATCAGCAGCAGATGGTGAAGCAGATGGCCACTGATAGTTCTGAGTCACAG GGAGACGAGTCGGAGTCGGACCCAGACGACCCTGATGACTACTACTTCCTGCAGCCTGTTGCCACCAAGAGGAGACGACTCATGCTCCGATCAGCAG GAGTTAAGCGAATTGACAGTAATGAGAAAAGGGAGCTTCGTCAGATCCGCATGTCGCGGGAGATGTGTGGGTGCAACTGCCAGGTGTACTGTGACCCGGAGACGTGTGCCTGCAGTATTGCAGACATCAAATGCCAG GTAGATAGATTGTCCTTTCCATGCGGCTGCACCAAGGATGGCTGTGGAAACTTGGCGGGGAGGATTGAGTTCAACCCCGTGCGTGTGCGGACCCACTTCATCCACACCATCATGCGTCTGGAGCTGGAGAAGAAACAGAACGGACTGCACCCAACAGGAACTGGCAGTATGGAGAAGGTGAAGATGGTTGTGGTCAGAGCTAATGCTGACAATGGGGCTATAGTTGACCTGAATGGTCACTCTGCCCATGATAGGCTAGAGAAACCCCCCTCAGATGGGGGCCTGCTGGTGTCACCGGTTGTACATGGACACTTAGAAGTTGCCTACCAAGTTCCCCAGGCTAGTTTCCCAAGCCCTGGAAGTTCTTCCTCCAGCGGAAACCTTTATAGTCGTGTTCTAAACCCTCACTGTAATGGCACTAACATGTTGCCCAGTGGTCTTCACTATAACGATTCTGATGAAGAAAATTCTATTCAACAAAAAGGTGCCATGTCAGCCGTTTACCAGTATAAGAGCCCAGATGCCTCTGACTCAGACAGTAGCGACAGCGATAGTTACGTGTATGAAGATCGTTCCAACTACAAATTGTCATCACCATTAGAGAATTGTTGTGTGGAAGAGCACTCAGCTCAGGAAACCCTTACGACTCCAAAGAATTCTTGCATTCCTGACCTGTGTGAAGTAGGGTCTATTGAGGACAGAGTTGAAAAGAGTTACACCAACCTGACTGATGCCAAGCCTGCTGGGAGGCTGGAGCCGCTGGGAGCTGGGATGGACTCAGATGGGCAGATTGATGTAGTGGAAACTGTCAGTCTCATGGCAGATGAGAACTCCAATCAAGAGAACATTGTGCCAATGCCACTGGAATCCAACCAGAATCTGTGCATTCCACTAACTGACAATTCAACCACTACATGTGAGCTGGAAAAGTTGGGAATGGTGGAATTTGAGGAAGCTGAAGAGAAGATCGGAACTCTGAGTGAGGAGAACCAAACATTCAGTGATGCAATCAAGGCATCGATTGTGGAGACAGTCTCTGTGTAA